Proteins from a single region of Dyadobacter fanqingshengii:
- the uvrA gene encoding excinuclease ABC subunit UvrA, translated as MNFIANENIILEHLNATELEGQDLIEVEGAREHNLKNIDVNIPRNKLVVVTGISGSGKSSLAFDTIYAEGQRRYMESFSSYARGFIGEMERPDVDKISGLSPVISIEQKTTSRNPRSTVGTVTEIYDFLRLLYARAGEAFSYVTGRKMVKQSQDQIINQLFTQFLGQKIILLAPAVKGRKGHYRELFVQIARLGYNKVRVDGEVQEIAPKMQLDRYKVHDIEIVIDRVIPKKESEDPQSRYRLSQSVATAIKQGKGALMVLDEKGETYYFSQNLMDPESGISYDDPAPNAFSFNSPYGWCPTCQGLGMIEEITEESIMPDKSLSITKGGIAPMGEYREAWIFKQLEVLLKPFKVTLATPLDKFPEEAMKLVLYGSEDAVPVPSKKYPGTEWETKFDGIINFLKRQQESGNDKIQDWLKDFMTVQTCPECNGKRLRKESLHFRVDGKDIAELADSDIRVLADWLVNLEDRLEEKQRVIGHEVLKEIRKRVGFLLDVGLDYLTLNRALRTLSGGEAQRIRLATQIGTQLTGVLYIMDEPSIGLHQRDNVRLINSLKSLRDLGNTVLVVEHDKDMMLASDYILDIGPGAGRHGGNVVGAGTPEVFLQNGSLTADYLSGRTAIDVPKKRRKGTGKTITLKGCTGHNLKNVNMSFPLGTMVCVTGVSGSGKSSLIHETLFPLLNQFFYKSRREPLPYKSVEGLENIDKVIEVDQSPIGRTPRSNPATYTNLFTDIRTLFAELPEAKIRGYKPGRFSFNVKGGRCEDCEGAGMKKIEMDFLPDVHINCETCKGKRFNRETLEVRFKGKSVADILDMTVETALEFFENQPRILRKVQTLNDVGLGYITLGQHATTLSGGEAQRVKLSEELSKRDTGKTLYILDEPTTGLHFQDIRHLLNVLNKLVEKGNTVLIIEHNLDVIKVADHVIDVGPEGGAQGGRIIAEGTPEKVSKVKGSYTGHFLKEELK; from the coding sequence ATGAACTTTATCGCAAACGAAAATATCATTTTGGAACATTTGAATGCAACTGAGCTCGAAGGCCAGGACTTAATTGAAGTTGAAGGAGCGCGCGAGCACAATTTGAAAAATATTGATGTTAATATCCCGCGAAACAAGCTTGTGGTGGTCACAGGCATTAGTGGAAGCGGGAAATCTTCACTGGCTTTTGACACGATTTATGCCGAAGGACAGCGGCGCTATATGGAGAGTTTTTCTTCCTATGCACGTGGTTTTATTGGTGAAATGGAGCGGCCGGATGTGGACAAGATCAGCGGTTTGTCGCCCGTTATCAGCATTGAACAGAAAACAACATCCCGCAATCCGCGTTCAACGGTTGGGACGGTTACTGAAATTTATGACTTTCTAAGGTTGCTTTACGCGCGAGCAGGCGAAGCGTTTTCCTATGTTACGGGCCGTAAAATGGTCAAGCAGTCGCAGGATCAGATCATTAATCAATTATTTACGCAGTTTTTAGGGCAGAAAATTATCTTACTAGCTCCTGCCGTAAAAGGGCGGAAAGGACATTACAGAGAGCTTTTTGTTCAAATCGCTCGACTTGGCTATAACAAAGTGCGTGTCGATGGCGAAGTGCAGGAAATCGCGCCGAAAATGCAGCTAGATCGTTACAAAGTACATGATATTGAGATTGTTATCGATCGTGTTATTCCAAAAAAGGAATCGGAAGATCCGCAATCGAGATATCGGTTGAGCCAATCTGTTGCTACGGCTATTAAGCAGGGAAAAGGGGCATTGATGGTTTTGGATGAAAAAGGGGAAACTTACTATTTCTCTCAAAACCTGATGGATCCTGAATCGGGCATCAGTTACGATGATCCAGCGCCTAATGCATTCTCTTTCAACTCACCTTACGGCTGGTGCCCGACTTGTCAGGGATTGGGAATGATCGAGGAAATCACGGAAGAGTCTATTATGCCGGACAAATCTTTGAGCATTACCAAGGGTGGCATTGCGCCAATGGGTGAATATCGGGAAGCGTGGATTTTCAAGCAATTGGAGGTTTTACTAAAACCGTTTAAAGTCACACTCGCAACGCCTTTGGACAAATTTCCTGAGGAAGCGATGAAACTGGTGCTTTACGGAAGCGAAGACGCGGTGCCGGTTCCTTCCAAAAAATACCCCGGAACGGAATGGGAAACGAAATTTGACGGCATTATTAACTTCCTCAAACGTCAGCAGGAAAGCGGAAATGATAAAATTCAGGATTGGTTAAAAGATTTTATGACTGTCCAAACCTGTCCCGAATGTAATGGCAAGCGCCTGAGAAAGGAATCTTTGCACTTCCGGGTGGATGGTAAAGACATTGCAGAGCTTGCTGACAGTGACATTCGTGTGTTGGCGGATTGGCTTGTGAACCTGGAAGACAGGCTGGAAGAAAAGCAACGCGTAATCGGTCATGAAGTCTTAAAGGAAATCAGAAAAAGAGTTGGTTTCCTGCTCGACGTTGGATTGGATTACCTAACATTAAACCGCGCATTACGGACACTTTCGGGTGGCGAAGCGCAACGCATCAGGCTCGCAACGCAGATCGGGACGCAGCTTACGGGCGTGCTCTACATTATGGATGAGCCTAGCATTGGCTTGCATCAGCGTGATAATGTGCGTCTTATCAATTCGTTGAAAAGTCTGCGCGACCTGGGAAACACGGTTTTGGTGGTGGAGCACGATAAGGATATGATGCTGGCTTCGGATTATATTCTGGACATTGGACCCGGCGCAGGCCGTCACGGTGGCAATGTTGTGGGAGCCGGAACACCCGAAGTTTTTCTTCAAAATGGCTCATTAACAGCCGATTATTTGAGTGGCAGGACTGCCATTGATGTTCCCAAAAAACGCAGAAAAGGAACAGGCAAAACCATTACATTAAAAGGCTGCACTGGGCACAATTTGAAAAATGTAAACATGTCTTTTCCGCTTGGGACGATGGTTTGCGTGACGGGTGTGAGTGGGAGCGGGAAGTCGTCGCTGATCCATGAAACGCTGTTTCCATTATTGAATCAATTCTTTTATAAATCAAGAAGAGAGCCGCTGCCTTATAAATCGGTAGAGGGTCTGGAGAACATTGATAAAGTCATTGAGGTGGACCAGTCACCGATTGGCCGGACACCGCGTTCGAATCCGGCGACTTACACGAATTTATTTACAGACATCAGGACACTTTTTGCAGAGTTACCAGAAGCGAAAATCCGTGGCTACAAGCCCGGCCGTTTCTCTTTCAATGTAAAAGGCGGGCGTTGTGAAGATTGCGAAGGCGCGGGAATGAAGAAAATTGAAATGGATTTCCTGCCCGACGTACATATCAATTGCGAAACCTGCAAAGGCAAGCGCTTTAACCGGGAAACATTAGAAGTGCGTTTCAAGGGTAAATCGGTTGCAGATATTCTGGATATGACCGTTGAAACAGCGCTCGAATTTTTTGAAAACCAGCCAAGGATTTTGCGTAAAGTGCAGACATTGAATGATGTAGGCTTGGGTTACATTACATTAGGCCAGCATGCTACAACACTTTCAGGAGGAGAGGCGCAGCGAGTAAAACTTTCGGAAGAGCTCTCAAAACGCGATACAGGAAAAACGCTTTACATTCTCGACGAGCCAACAACTGGTTTGCATTTCCAGGATATCAGGCATTTGCTGAATGTTTTGAACAAATTAGTTGAAAAAGGAAATACGGTGTTGATTATCGAGCACAATCTGGACGTCATCAAAGTTGCGGATCACGTTATTGACGTTGGGCCCGAAGGCGGCGCGCAAGGCGGACGCATCATTGCCGAAGGAACACCTGAGAAGGTCTCGAAAGTGAAAGGAAGTTATACCGGACATTTCTTGAAGGAAGAGCTTAAATAG
- a CDS encoding LytR/AlgR family response regulator transcription factor, with protein sequence MSVLQCIAVDDEPLALGLVCSFIEKTPFLALAGRYSSAVEALQAIHSKHIDVIFLDIQMPDLTGIELARVIDKADSRAPRIIFTTAFNQYALDGFRVDALDYLLKPFNYEEFLRAASKAQAYTELLNKASSASAPDPKDGYLFLKVEYQLVRIAYEDILYMEGLKDYVKVHLKSDPKPILSLTSLKALEEKLPPSKFMRVHRSFIVNLDKISAVTKNTIQIGSMTIPVSDQHKDGFNQFLSKWM encoded by the coding sequence ATGAGCGTACTCCAATGTATAGCAGTAGATGACGAGCCATTAGCACTCGGACTTGTTTGCTCATTTATTGAAAAAACTCCTTTTCTGGCACTTGCCGGACGTTACTCCAGCGCGGTTGAAGCGCTTCAAGCCATTCATTCAAAGCATATTGATGTTATTTTTCTGGACATTCAAATGCCCGATCTGACTGGTATTGAGTTGGCAAGGGTTATTGACAAAGCGGACAGCCGCGCACCGCGGATTATATTTACGACTGCATTTAATCAATATGCGTTGGACGGGTTCCGGGTGGATGCACTTGACTATCTCCTGAAACCTTTTAATTACGAAGAATTTTTGAGAGCCGCATCCAAAGCGCAGGCTTACACCGAGTTGTTGAACAAAGCATCTTCTGCCAGCGCTCCTGATCCAAAAGACGGTTATTTGTTCTTAAAAGTAGAATATCAGCTTGTCAGGATTGCTTACGAGGACATTCTTTATATGGAAGGGCTAAAAGATTATGTGAAGGTTCACTTAAAATCGGACCCAAAACCGATCCTTTCCCTAACCAGCCTGAAAGCATTGGAAGAAAAGTTGCCCCCATCAAAATTCATGCGCGTTCACCGCTCTTTCATAGTTAATCTGGATAAAATCAGCGCTGTAACGAAAAATACCATCCAAATCGGCAGCATGACAATCCCCGTCAGCGACCAGCATAAGGATGGTTTTAATCAGTTTTTGAGTAAATGGATGTAG
- a CDS encoding sensor histidine kinase, producing the protein MDASTARKYPPFFLHLLGWSFLALFLMWQPLSWQIQFPVTFWVKQAVLFTLLIGTFYLNYYFWFPQYLAKNRYSRFILLNLVSVIMLAVIIEQVKIAINHGEQMDRAFKTAREANGAKKPQERLDYFSLMTALLIIGISTSVAAVKDAQRDKHYRENLEKEKINSELSFLKAQINPHFFFNTLNNIYALTVIDVEAAREALHKLSRMMRYVLYETQHGTVLLSQEIAFAQDYIQLMQLRLTDKVTVHLDPPSPLHDVSIAPMLFLPFIENAFKHGVSAVQPSRIDIQIRQDKHKIHVEVKNTLFTDKRAILDESNGIGLVNTQRRLDLLYPGKYQLEVNENKEGKEFEVHLELETA; encoded by the coding sequence ATGGATGCTAGTACCGCCCGAAAATACCCTCCATTCTTCCTGCATCTTTTAGGATGGAGCTTCCTGGCTTTATTTTTAATGTGGCAACCGCTTAGCTGGCAAATTCAGTTTCCGGTTACATTTTGGGTGAAGCAAGCTGTTTTATTTACGCTGCTGATCGGCACTTTTTATCTGAACTATTACTTTTGGTTTCCGCAATATCTGGCTAAGAATCGTTACAGCCGCTTTATTTTGCTCAATCTTGTGTCTGTGATCATGCTGGCTGTGATTATTGAACAGGTAAAAATCGCTATCAATCACGGCGAACAAATGGATCGGGCATTCAAAACGGCCCGGGAGGCAAATGGAGCCAAGAAGCCTCAGGAAAGACTCGACTATTTCTCGCTCATGACCGCTTTGCTGATTATAGGCATTAGCACCAGTGTGGCGGCGGTTAAGGATGCACAACGCGATAAACATTACCGGGAAAATTTGGAAAAGGAGAAAATCAACTCCGAACTTTCGTTTTTGAAAGCGCAGATCAACCCGCATTTCTTCTTTAATACACTGAATAACATATATGCATTAACGGTGATTGACGTGGAAGCGGCCAGAGAAGCATTGCACAAACTGTCCCGTATGATGCGCTATGTGCTTTATGAAACGCAGCATGGGACCGTTTTACTGAGCCAGGAGATTGCATTTGCGCAGGATTATATTCAATTAATGCAATTGCGGCTCACCGACAAAGTGACTGTTCACCTCGATCCGCCAAGCCCATTGCACGACGTTTCCATTGCACCCATGCTGTTTTTGCCGTTTATTGAAAATGCATTCAAACATGGGGTGAGCGCCGTTCAGCCTAGCCGGATAGACATTCAGATCAGGCAAGACAAACACAAAATCCATGTGGAAGTGAAAAACACGTTATTTACGGATAAAAGGGCAATTCTGGACGAAAGTAACGGCATAGGACTGGTGAATACGCAACGCCGGCTTGACCTTTTATATCCCGGTAAATATCAATTGGAAGTGAATGAGAACAAAGAGGGAAAAGAATTTGAAGTTCATTTGGAATTAGAAACTGCATGA